A single region of the Vicia villosa cultivar HV-30 ecotype Madison, WI linkage group LG4, Vvil1.0, whole genome shotgun sequence genome encodes:
- the LOC131597202 gene encoding uncharacterized protein LOC131597202, translating to MGFGEKWRGWMEKLVFKSHMSVLVNGSPTKDFEVGKGLRQGDPLSPFLFVVVVEGLTGLIRKSIEVGEFESFSIHRKCEVDILQFTNDTLLVGKGTWKYVWAIRAALKSFELVSGLGINYHKRIPVGFNPRNFETWRPLISKLKNRLAGWKNRFLNIGGRITLVGGRFIVHNGFNTPFWEARWLCGLVLKEEFTSLFDVSCLKGVSVACMGGWVEDKWT from the exons ATGGGTTTCGGTGAGAAATGGAGAGGTTGGATGGAAAAGTTAGTGTTCAAAAGTCATATGTCTGTTCTTGTGAATGGTAGCCCGACAAAGGATTTTGAGGTTGGAAAGGGTTTGAGGCAAGGAGATCCTTTGTCGCCTTTTCTATTTGTGGTAGTGGTGGAAGGACTAACGGGGTTAATTAGGAAATCCATAGAAGTGGGTGAATTTGAAAGCTTTTCTATCCATCGGAAGTGTGAGGTGGATATTCTTCAATTCACGAATGATACACTTTTGGTGGGGAAAGGTACTTGGAAATATGTGTGGGCGATTAGAGCGGCTCTAAAGTCTTTTGAGTtggtgtcgggtttgggaattaaCTACCACAAAA GGATTCCGGTAGGTTTCAATCCGAGGAACTTTGAGACTTGGAGGCCGCTCATTTCCAAGTTGAAAAATCGGTTGGCGGGGTGGAAAAATAGGTTCCTTAATATTGGCGGTAGAATAACTCTAGTTGGAGGGAG GTTCATCGTTCATAATGGGTTTAATACTCCTTTTTGGGAAGCGAGGTGGTTATGTGGTTTGGTTTTGAAGGAAGAATTCACGAGCCTTTTCGATGTATCTTGCTTGAAAGGTGTATCGGTAGCATGTATGGGAGGATGGGTGGAGGATAAGTGGActtga